Proteins encoded together in one Halothermothrix orenii H 168 window:
- a CDS encoding SpoIID/LytB domain-containing protein: MYHFSYKNTLIILVAMITFVTMLISIDGERVSGLTKLLETDLTDFEIHNLYKKARTEYYNGNPLKAYDLYKTIHGARSKDLRSLKNLVTLSEELGQYEDTLFYLNRLINLEPENIYWKYKKGQVFYQSARYESAYKLLYDTYQLLNQNNNKNGQILSNKEKSLLNYYLGKIHQLKGETDKAKKHFQNGIKLYSDLPLNYMGLAGVFKNERQYKKAVYHYKLSLSRDYSLSFIYPELAILMEKLNNYEDAYYYWKKSLATGNSTNRARKKITFYEENYPAIIKKEESEKEKKRENIYWRRVEPVYGENIPELRIGLVEGVKSISFQASSDFAFVLKGNNKPLLQGNANTEWSVKREEGTYFIFKEKKLIRKYKSNKPLVIKSNKHGLFLLYDLAYGKGYFWADNEDRQFRGALEAYPVNDGFNLINIVNVEAYLLSVVPSEMPAWWPHEALKTQAVAARSYALAHLNRHKDDGYNLCAEVHCAAYRGVEKESPRTTKAILETMGEVITYHNRIIDAVFSSNSGGFSESSYDIWGSKLPYLPGSNNMIDNNIEFPLDPYKLERWLITDTPSYSNNPRYSPNNSYRWVKYLPIGVLEEKLNIKDIINIIPLEKSKGGSVLKLKITGRNKSLTLSGGRIRSYLGGLRSSRFLIKKIYSPEGTISSLILYGGGWGHNVGLDQTAAASMADEGFNYKQILKHFYKETEIKKLYE, from the coding sequence ATGTACCATTTTAGTTATAAAAATACCTTAATTATATTAGTTGCCATGATAACATTTGTTACAATGCTGATCAGTATTGACGGAGAAAGGGTTAGTGGTCTAACAAAGTTGCTTGAGACTGATTTAACTGATTTTGAAATACATAATTTATATAAAAAAGCCAGAACAGAATATTATAACGGTAATCCCCTTAAAGCATATGATTTATATAAAACTATTCATGGGGCCCGGAGTAAAGACCTTAGGAGCCTTAAAAACCTTGTTACGCTTTCAGAAGAGCTGGGTCAATACGAAGATACCCTCTTTTACTTGAACAGGTTAATCAACCTTGAACCGGAGAACATTTACTGGAAATATAAAAAAGGACAGGTTTTTTACCAGTCTGCCAGATATGAAAGTGCTTATAAATTACTTTATGATACCTATCAATTACTTAACCAGAATAATAATAAAAATGGACAAATCCTCTCAAATAAAGAGAAATCACTGCTAAACTACTATCTGGGGAAGATACATCAGTTAAAAGGTGAAACAGATAAAGCTAAAAAGCATTTCCAGAATGGGATTAAATTATATTCTGATTTACCCTTGAATTATATGGGCCTTGCCGGGGTTTTTAAAAATGAAAGACAATATAAAAAAGCAGTATATCATTATAAATTATCCCTGAGCAGGGATTACAGTCTTTCTTTTATATATCCAGAACTGGCAATCTTAATGGAGAAACTGAATAATTACGAAGATGCCTATTATTACTGGAAGAAAAGTCTGGCAACCGGTAATAGTACCAACAGGGCCAGAAAAAAGATAACTTTTTACGAAGAAAACTACCCAGCTATCATCAAAAAAGAGGAATCTGAAAAAGAAAAAAAAAGGGAGAATATATACTGGCGCCGTGTAGAACCGGTTTATGGAGAGAATATACCTGAATTAAGGATAGGACTGGTTGAAGGCGTTAAGTCAATTTCCTTTCAGGCTTCATCTGATTTTGCCTTTGTTCTTAAAGGAAATAATAAGCCTTTACTACAGGGTAATGCCAATACAGAGTGGAGTGTAAAAAGGGAAGAGGGGACATATTTTATTTTCAAAGAAAAGAAACTTATAAGGAAGTATAAATCAAATAAACCTTTAGTTATAAAATCAAATAAACATGGATTATTTTTATTATATGACCTTGCCTATGGTAAAGGTTATTTCTGGGCAGACAATGAAGACCGTCAGTTCCGCGGTGCCCTGGAAGCCTATCCGGTCAATGATGGTTTCAACCTTATAAATATTGTTAATGTGGAAGCATATCTTTTATCAGTTGTACCATCTGAGATGCCGGCCTGGTGGCCACATGAGGCTTTGAAAACACAGGCCGTTGCTGCCAGGAGTTATGCCCTGGCCCATTTGAACAGACATAAGGATGACGGATATAATTTATGTGCTGAAGTACATTGTGCTGCTTACAGGGGGGTTGAGAAAGAAAGCCCACGGACAACAAAAGCTATTCTGGAAACAATGGGTGAGGTTATTACCTACCATAATAGAATTATTGATGCAGTTTTCAGTAGTAATAGTGGTGGGTTTTCCGAGAGTAGTTATGATATCTGGGGTAGTAAACTACCTTATTTACCGGGGTCCAATAATATGATTGATAATAATATTGAATTCCCTCTTGACCCCTATAAACTTGAAAGATGGTTAATCACAGACACACCTTCTTATTCAAATAACCCCCGTTATTCACCTAACAATAGTTATCGTTGGGTAAAATATTTACCGATAGGAGTCCTTGAAGAGAAGTTAAATATAAAAGATATAATAAATATAATCCCCCTTGAAAAAAGCAAAGGGGGAAGTGTCTTGAAACTAAAGATTACTGGTAGGAATAAAAGCCTGACCTTATCGGGGGGAAGGATTAGAAGTTATCTCGGGGGATTGAGGAGTAGTAGATTTTTAATAAAAAAAATATATAGTCCTGAGGGGACCATATCTTCATTAATACTATATGGAGGTGGTTGGGGGCATAATGTTGGCCTCGATCAAACGGCAGCTGCCAGTATGGCTGATGAAGGTTTTAATTATAAACAGATTTTAAAACATTTTTATAAAGAGACCGAGATAAAAAAATTATATGAGTAA
- a CDS encoding MerR family transcriptional regulator, whose amino-acid sequence MEKKDYTTSEAAEILNVAPSTLRYWESELGNYLKIPRDKNGYRKFTPDNIETLKKIKEYLYERKFSIKQVREILNLEESKQDVAATLVGETDERVSSLVSILIDKIDGVENGIKELKEGQQNLKTEYLQAIKLLNITFERRDRELIKEIRKRLDQRKEENNKNLLKRLLPWSDK is encoded by the coding sequence ATGGAAAAGAAAGACTATACTACCTCAGAAGCAGCTGAAATTTTAAATGTAGCCCCATCAACATTAAGATACTGGGAATCAGAACTTGGTAATTACTTAAAAATCCCAAGGGATAAAAATGGCTACAGAAAGTTTACTCCTGACAATATTGAAACCCTTAAGAAGATAAAGGAATATTTATATGAACGAAAATTCTCCATAAAACAGGTAAGGGAAATACTTAACCTTGAGGAAAGTAAACAGGATGTAGCAGCAACACTGGTTGGAGAAACAGATGAACGGGTTAGTTCCCTTGTTTCTATTCTTATTGATAAGATTGATGGGGTAGAAAATGGTATTAAAGAATTAAAAGAAGGACAACAGAATTTAAAGACTGAATACTTGCAGGCAATAAAGTTATTAAATATTACCTTTGAAAGACGGGACAGAGAGCTTATTAAAGAGATTCGCAAAAGATTGGACCAGCGGAAGGAGGAAAATAATAAAAACTTATTAAAAAGATTATTACCCTGGTCTGATAAATGA